AGTGCTAGCGCGTAATCGGGTTAACCTCGCCCCGATTTCACACCTCACGACATAAACCACATGGCGAAGCGTTCCCTGGCCAAACTGAACACCAGCGACTTGAGCGGAAAACGCGTTCTTGTCCGGGTCGATTTCAACGTGCCTCTGAACGACGCCGGTGCCATCACAGACGACACCCGCATTCGTGCAGCCCTTCCAACGATCAATGACTTAATCGGCAAAGGCGCCAAAGTGATCTTGGCGGCTCACTTCGGCCGTCCGAAGGGTCAGGTCAATGACAAGATGCGCCTCACCCCAGTAGCTACTCGTTTAAGCGAGCTGCTCAGCAAGCCTGTGACTAAAACCGAAAGCTGCATCGGACCTGACGCCGAAGCCAAGGTGAACGCCATGGCCAACGGCGATGTGGTTCTGCTCGAGAACGTGCGCTTCTTTGCTGAAGAAGAAAAGAATGACGCCGACTTCGCCAAACAGCTTGCTGGCCTTGCTGACGTTTACGTCAACGATGCTTTTGGTGCTGCCCACCGCGCCCACGCATCCACGGAAGGCGTGACCAAGTTCCTCAAGCCATCCGTGGCTGGCTTCCTGATGGAGAAGGAACTTCAGTACCTCCAGGGTGCTGTGGATGAGCCCAAGCGTCCTCTTGCTGCGATTGTTGGCGGCTCCAAGGTGAG
The Synechococcus sp. CC9311 DNA segment above includes these coding regions:
- the pgk gene encoding phosphoglycerate kinase, with product MAKRSLAKLNTSDLSGKRVLVRVDFNVPLNDAGAITDDTRIRAALPTINDLIGKGAKVILAAHFGRPKGQVNDKMRLTPVATRLSELLSKPVTKTESCIGPDAEAKVNAMANGDVVLLENVRFFAEEEKNDADFAKQLAGLADVYVNDAFGAAHRAHASTEGVTKFLKPSVAGFLMEKELQYLQGAVDEPKRPLAAIVGGSKVSSKIGVLEALIDKCDKVLIGGGMIFTFYKARGLAVGKSLVEEDKLELAKELEAKAKAKGVELLLPTDVLLADNFAPDANSQVADVTAIPDGWMGLDIGPDAIKVFQAALADCKTVIWNGPMGVFEFDKFAAGTNAIATTLAELSGKGCCTIIGGGDSVAAVEKAGLAEKMSHISTGGGASLELLEGKVLPGVAALDDAA